Proteins from one Parvularculales bacterium genomic window:
- a CDS encoding amino acid ABC transporter substrate-binding protein, which translates to MSIRSILSKILLAGFGTVLVAAISTAAQAQSTLSQVQGKGFVQCGVSQGLPGFSNPDDSGNWTGIDVDVCRAVAAAVFGDADKVKYTPLSAKERFTALQSGEIDILSRNTTMSMQRDTALGVNFVGINYYDGQGFMVRKDLGVTSALQLSGASVCTNTGTTTELNVADYFRANNMPYEIVAFEKADEGVASYDAGRCDVYTTDQSGLYAQRLKLTDKDAHVVLPELISKEPLGPAVRQGDDEWANVVRWSLNAMLNAEEADVTSSNVDRMLGSDNPIIRRMLGVEGSYGENLGLSNRWAYNIIKQVGNYSESFERNVGVNTPLGISRGLNALWTDGGIQYAAPIR; encoded by the coding sequence GTGAGTATTCGTTCTATTTTATCAAAAATCCTGCTGGCCGGATTTGGCACCGTGCTTGTAGCGGCCATATCTACGGCAGCGCAGGCTCAGTCCACATTGAGTCAGGTGCAAGGCAAAGGCTTTGTGCAGTGTGGTGTGAGTCAGGGCTTGCCGGGCTTTTCTAATCCTGATGATAGCGGAAACTGGACAGGTATTGACGTTGACGTCTGCCGGGCAGTTGCCGCTGCGGTCTTCGGCGATGCAGATAAGGTGAAATATACACCTCTGTCGGCTAAAGAGCGTTTTACGGCGTTGCAGTCCGGTGAGATTGATATTTTATCCCGTAACACGACAATGAGCATGCAGCGCGATACGGCTCTGGGTGTCAATTTTGTAGGCATTAACTATTATGACGGGCAGGGCTTTATGGTCCGTAAAGACCTGGGCGTCACCAGCGCTTTACAACTGTCCGGTGCTTCCGTTTGCACCAATACGGGTACAACGACAGAACTGAATGTTGCTGACTATTTCAGGGCCAACAACATGCCTTATGAAATTGTAGCGTTTGAAAAGGCTGATGAAGGCGTTGCCAGTTATGACGCCGGCCGGTGTGATGTGTACACGACGGACCAATCGGGGCTTTATGCTCAGCGTCTGAAATTGACGGATAAAGACGCTCATGTGGTGTTGCCGGAGCTTATCTCCAAAGAACCGCTCGGCCCCGCCGTTCGTCAGGGTGATGACGAATGGGCTAATGTCGTTCGCTGGTCTTTGAATGCCATGCTGAATGCCGAAGAGGCCGATGTTACATCTTCCAATGTTGACCGCATGCTTGGTTCTGACAATCCTATAATTAGGCGTATGCTTGGTGTGGAGGGTTCATATGGTGAGAATCTCGGTCTTTCCAACAGATGGGCCTACAACATTATCAAGCAGGTCGGTAATTACAGTGAAAGCTTTGAAAGGAATGTTGGGGTGAATACGCCACTTGGTATTTCACGGGGCTTGAATGCCCTGTGGACCGATGGTGGTATTCAATATGCGGCTCCAATCAGGTAA